A window of the Corynebacterium minutissimum genome harbors these coding sequences:
- a CDS encoding TPM domain-containing protein, whose product MTTAARIGRAALAALVLGCATAGPALATEFVIAAPEAASLKDKVTDEAGVLSSSEKSELEDKIVKLQQEHHVVVFVVFASSLPEGAEAYAGEIVKAKGPNSAAYVVGVEDSTMGVQTGKEWPRGRLDAMYDAAYGKLAGGREYGASALALVDAASSGSSGSSGSAGSSDGSGGNGGLWLAGGAGALVVAGGGIAAASRRKTKKDSAAALESARQIEPGNTSQLDRLDLATLSQLAQEELVSTDESIRRGKEELDIAVSEFGPERTRPFTRAMNHSTLTLQKAFQLQQQLNDNLPKTEGERRQMLVEIISSCGQADDALDAQAADFAQMRDLLINAGSKLDELTRRTVDLRGRLPQARTTLSTLGGSYSEEALSSIADNPEMAEVSLSEAEKLLERGRSLQSQPAGQQGPLVGIIRDAEHALEVSDRLLTGVENAENSIASAKDNLPALIDEVEGEIAEAQQLEQQGKAQGSPADWSALEDLLSTARAAVDQAHNNGQADPLGQYTALTAIDTKLDEQLDTVRETNSTRERQIALYRQQIAAAESAIQAAEDLLSSRGRVVGPDARVALADATRLYAQAQNSASKDLRAALNFSRDAAAAAQTSLRRAKADLEAYRRQEQRRQATDAAGNILTGMVLGQVLGGGSSRGHSGGFGGGFGGGGFGGGFSGGGGGGFRGGSF is encoded by the coding sequence ATGACTACTGCTGCTCGTATTGGCCGCGCTGCCCTCGCCGCCCTCGTGTTGGGGTGCGCGACGGCTGGGCCTGCTCTGGCCACAGAATTCGTTATTGCCGCACCTGAGGCCGCCTCGCTCAAGGACAAGGTGACGGATGAGGCTGGGGTGCTCTCGAGCTCGGAGAAGTCCGAGTTGGAGGACAAGATTGTCAAGCTGCAGCAGGAACACCACGTGGTGGTTTTCGTTGTCTTCGCCTCCTCCTTGCCGGAAGGTGCGGAGGCCTACGCGGGTGAGATTGTGAAGGCCAAGGGCCCGAATTCTGCTGCCTATGTGGTGGGCGTGGAGGATTCCACGATGGGCGTGCAGACCGGTAAAGAGTGGCCGCGCGGGCGTCTGGATGCGATGTATGACGCGGCGTACGGCAAGCTTGCGGGTGGCCGCGAGTATGGGGCGTCGGCGCTGGCGCTTGTCGACGCTGCCTCGTCCGGCTCTTCCGGCTCCTCTGGTTCTGCTGGCTCCTCCGACGGCTCCGGTGGCAATGGTGGGCTGTGGCTGGCTGGTGGCGCCGGTGCCTTGGTGGTGGCTGGTGGCGGCATTGCGGCGGCTAGCCGGCGCAAAACCAAAAAGGACTCGGCAGCCGCGTTGGAATCCGCGCGCCAGATTGAGCCGGGGAATACCTCGCAGCTCGACCGCCTGGATCTGGCCACTCTGTCTCAGCTGGCACAAGAGGAGTTGGTCTCTACCGACGAGTCCATCCGCCGTGGCAAGGAAGAGCTCGATATCGCGGTATCCGAATTCGGCCCGGAGCGAACCCGCCCGTTCACGCGCGCGATGAACCACTCCACGCTGACTTTGCAAAAGGCCTTCCAGTTGCAGCAGCAGCTCAATGACAACCTGCCGAAAACTGAGGGTGAGCGCCGCCAGATGCTGGTGGAGATTATTTCCTCTTGTGGCCAGGCTGACGATGCCCTCGACGCGCAGGCAGCGGACTTCGCCCAGATGCGTGACCTGCTGATTAACGCCGGCTCGAAACTCGATGAACTCACGCGCCGCACGGTGGATCTGCGTGGCCGCTTGCCTCAGGCTCGTACCACCTTGTCCACCCTTGGCGGTTCCTATTCCGAGGAGGCATTGTCCTCCATCGCGGATAATCCGGAGATGGCGGAGGTCTCGCTCTCCGAGGCCGAGAAGTTACTCGAGCGCGGCCGTTCGCTCCAGTCCCAGCCTGCCGGCCAGCAGGGGCCGCTCGTGGGTATTATTCGCGATGCCGAACATGCCCTTGAGGTCTCTGACCGGTTGCTCACCGGTGTGGAGAACGCCGAGAACTCCATCGCTTCTGCCAAGGACAACCTGCCGGCGCTCATCGATGAAGTCGAGGGCGAAATCGCCGAAGCCCAGCAGCTGGAACAGCAGGGCAAGGCCCAGGGCTCGCCTGCCGATTGGTCCGCGCTGGAGGACTTGCTCTCCACGGCGCGGGCCGCCGTGGACCAGGCGCACAACAACGGCCAGGCTGACCCGTTGGGCCAGTACACCGCGCTGACGGCTATCGATACCAAGCTCGACGAGCAACTCGACACCGTCCGCGAAACCAATTCCACTCGTGAGCGCCAGATCGCGCTCTACCGTCAACAAATCGCCGCGGCGGAATCCGCCATCCAGGCAGCCGAGGACCTGCTCTCCTCCCGTGGCCGCGTGGTGGGTCCCGATGCGCGTGTGGCTCTTGCCGATGCCACCCGCCTCTACGCTCAAGCCCAGAATTCCGCATCCAAGGACCTGCGTGCGGCGCTCAACTTCTCCCGCGATGCGGCTGCGGCTGCCCAGACCTCGCTGAGGCGCGCCAAGGCGGACCTGGAGGCGTATCGCCGCCAGGAGCAGCGCCGCCAAGCCACCGATGCTGCGGGCAATATCCTCACCGGCATGGTGCTGGGCCAGGTCCTCGGCGGCGGCAGCTCTCGCGGCCACAGCGGTGGTTTCGGCGGCGGCTTCGGCGGTGGTGGCTTCGGCGGTGGTTTCTCCGGTGGTGGCGGTGGCGGTTTCCGCGGCGGCTCCTTCTAG